The DNA segment AGCTGCAGAAAAAGGCACAGAATACCTGCGTCAACATATGCGTTTTCTTGATGAGGGAGAAAAAATTTGTTATTGGTATCATGGCATTGATGTCAGACCAGATGGTAGCGAGCAGAAAATATTTTCCTCAGAATTTGGGGATGATTATGATGCTATTCCTGCTTATGAGCAGATTTATGCTCTAGCTGGTTTAACTCAAACCTATCGGGTGACAGGTGATCCTTGCATCATGAACGACATTGAGTTGACCGTCAATCTATTTAACAAGTATTTTCTAGACCAGACAGAGAAAGGCGGTTTTTTCTCACACATTGACCCCATTACTCTCAGCCCTTACTCTGAGATATTGGGACACAATCGCGCCAAAAAAAATTGGAACTCAGTTGGTGATCATGCTCCAGCCTATTTGATTAATCTCTGGTTAGCAACAGGTGAAGAAAAATATGCTGATTTTTTGGAGTCAACTTTTGACACCATTGCAGAAAGATTCCCTGATTATGACCATAGTCCCTTTGTTCAAGAACGTTTTCATGAAGATTGGAGCCATGATCAAACTTTGGGATGGCAGCAGAACCGAGCCGTAGTCGGACACAATCTGAAAATTGCTTGGAATTTGATGCGAATGAATCATCTCAAACCAAAAGAAAAGTATGTTGCCCTAGCAGAAAAGATTGCAGAGATTATGCCTGCGGTTGGCAGCGACCAACAGCGTGGAGGGTGGTACGATGTTGTAGAGCGGACAGTAGAATCAGAACAAAATATTAACCGCTTTGTGTGGCATGACCGTAAAGCTTGGTGGCAGCAGGAACAAGCGATTTTAGCCTACCTAATTTTAACTGGCTCATTAGATAAACCTGAATATCAACGGTTCGCACGTGAATCAGCGGCTTTCTATAACGCTTGGTTTCTGGATAATGAGGCTGGAGGTGTATACTTCAATGTTTTGGCAAATGGACTGCCTTATTTACTAGGAACAGAACGAGCTAAGGGTAGTCACTCTATGAGCGGTTACCACTCATTTGAATTAGCTTACTTGGCTACAGTTTATACGAACTTGCTGATTACCAAGCAGCCGATGGATTTATACTTTAAACCAAAGCCGGGTGGATTTAAGGATAACATTCTTCGGGTTGCTCCTGATATCCTGCCACCAGGAAGTGTACGTATTGGTGAAGTATGGATTAATGGACACAAGCATTTCAATTTCAATCCGGAAAACCTAACAGTCCAACTACCAACTACTCCAAACGAACTGAAAGTTAGGGTGAGACTTCTTCCCACACAAATATATTTTGATGCCACATTATTAGAAGTCACTAATGGTACGGCGAAGATATCCTTAACCGGATTACTGAATGCAGATGCAGTTGGGCATTTTCAAGAAGCATTAGCTAAAGCAACAGAAAAGCCAGTCAAAAGCCTTGTCTTATTACTACAAGACCTGCAATGTGTCACTACTGCTGGTATGCGGTCATTGATTTTCATCAAACAAAAACTAGGTGCAGATGTGGAATTATATATAGTTGGTGCAACAACGCAGATAGAACATTTTCTCAGAAGCAGTGGATTCTGCGAGGGGGTGAAGATGCTAGATAAATATGAAGATTTGGAATTGACCAGCGTGTAGTTAAATTTATACCCAGAAAACAAAATG comes from the Nodularia sp. NIES-3585 genome and includes:
- a CDS encoding AGE family epimerase/isomerase — its product is MNNIDFSFSDMIAGYVTDFDPKQNTFGTFGLRTSDDRKYKITLTATTYSQLVRNLEEPYYDCTSQMSTMLVPNRYLFVYGIFYFEADEYKFEAKHIVFLGRKDNEYLFEKQDWWVKQIQSLANFYLKAQFEDGEIDYRKYRTGIGLVGSKEDSTRQETDTISRLVYGFATAYMMTGDDRYLEAAEKGTEYLRQHMRFLDEGEKICYWYHGIDVRPDGSEQKIFSSEFGDDYDAIPAYEQIYALAGLTQTYRVTGDPCIMNDIELTVNLFNKYFLDQTEKGGFFSHIDPITLSPYSEILGHNRAKKNWNSVGDHAPAYLINLWLATGEEKYADFLESTFDTIAERFPDYDHSPFVQERFHEDWSHDQTLGWQQNRAVVGHNLKIAWNLMRMNHLKPKEKYVALAEKIAEIMPAVGSDQQRGGWYDVVERTVESEQNINRFVWHDRKAWWQQEQAILAYLILTGSLDKPEYQRFARESAAFYNAWFLDNEAGGVYFNVLANGLPYLLGTERAKGSHSMSGYHSFELAYLATVYTNLLITKQPMDLYFKPKPGGFKDNILRVAPDILPPGSVRIGEVWINGHKHFNFNPENLTVQLPTTPNELKVRVRLLPTQIYFDATLLEVTNGTAKISLTGLLNADAVGHFQEALAKATEKPVKSLVLLLQDLQCVTTAGMRSLIFIKQKLGADVELYIVGATTQIEHFLRSSGFCEGVKMLDKYEDLELTSV